From a region of the Basfia succiniciproducens genome:
- a CDS encoding TfoX/Sxy family DNA transformation protein produces the protein MNRTNKDTQWIRTILNSFLENEVTAKHLFVGYGLFYRKVMFGIVIDDNFFLKAENQLVEYVEKLGAVSWDIFNKNTNLAISSYYRLPRALVDNEEEFKTLVILSIKQQQRKILDLNIAKKERIKELPNLSIKHERLLAKIGINNVKEFKSAGISNCFVKLKVHGFSVNVELFWLFQAALKNKHVSLLTKSEKKSALLVLNRKLVEAGFREIKHECLI, from the coding sequence ATGAATAGAACAAACAAAGATACACAATGGATAAGAACCATTCTGAATAGTTTTCTTGAAAATGAAGTGACCGCTAAACATCTGTTTGTAGGATATGGTCTGTTTTATAGAAAAGTAATGTTTGGTATTGTTATAGATGACAATTTCTTTTTAAAAGCTGAAAACCAGCTTGTAGAATATGTGGAGAAGCTTGGAGCTGTATCCTGGGATATATTCAACAAAAATACCAATTTAGCAATTTCAAGTTATTATCGTTTACCTAGAGCTTTGGTTGATAATGAAGAAGAATTTAAAACTTTAGTAATTTTATCTATTAAACAGCAGCAAAGAAAAATTTTAGATTTAAATATTGCTAAAAAAGAAAGAATAAAGGAGTTACCCAATTTATCCATTAAGCATGAAAGGTTATTGGCAAAAATAGGGATTAATAATGTCAAAGAATTTAAATCAGCAGGAATTTCTAATTGTTTTGTAAAATTAAAAGTTCACGGGTTTTCGGTTAATGTTGAGTTATTTTGGCTATTTCAAGCGGCATTGAAAAATAAGCATGTAAGTTTATTAACTAAATCCGAAAAAAAGAGTGCTTTATTAGTTTTGAACAGAAAATTAGTTGAAGCCGGTTTTAGAGAAATTAAACATGAATGTTTAATTTAA
- a CDS encoding methionine/alanine import family NSS transporter small subunit codes for MSTTAIIMMIISLIVIWGGLALAVLRLPKE; via the coding sequence ATGAGTACGACAGCAATTATTATGATGATTATTTCCTTAATCGTTATCTGGGGCGGGCTTGCGCTTGCAGTTTTGCGTTTACCAAAGGAATAA
- a CDS encoding NADH-dependent flavin oxidoreductase: MNPIFSPLFQPYTLNNGVEIKNRLVVAPMTHFGSNTDGTLGEQEHRFISNRAGDMGMFILAATLVQNGGKAFHGQPEAIHTSQLPSLKATADIIKAQGAKAILQIHHGGKQAITELLNGKDKISASADEESGTRAATIEEIHTLIDAFGNAADLAIQAGFDGVEIHGANNYLIQQFYSGHSNRRTDEWGGSRENRMRFPLAVIDAVIAAKIKHQRDDFIIGYRFSPEEPEELGLTMEDTLALVDVLKEKPLQYLHISLWDFYKKARRGADSNTARLQLVHERIGGKLPLIGVGNLFTAQQILEAYQTGWAEFIALGKTVMVNPKIATMILNGQENQLITEVDENQVDHYGFPDFLWNATMSATQAWLPPVKGKPWSPLDI; encoded by the coding sequence ATGAATCCTATTTTCAGTCCATTATTTCAACCTTACACCTTAAATAACGGTGTAGAAATTAAAAACCGCTTAGTGGTTGCCCCGATGACCCACTTCGGTTCAAATACGGACGGTACATTGGGCGAGCAAGAACATCGCTTTATATCAAATCGTGCCGGTGACATGGGAATGTTTATTCTTGCCGCAACCTTAGTCCAAAATGGCGGTAAAGCATTCCACGGTCAACCGGAAGCTATTCACACAAGCCAATTACCAAGTTTGAAAGCCACTGCGGATATTATTAAAGCGCAAGGTGCAAAAGCAATTTTACAAATTCATCACGGTGGTAAACAGGCAATTACCGAATTATTAAACGGCAAAGATAAAATTTCAGCCAGCGCCGACGAAGAATCCGGTACTCGAGCCGCAACTATTGAAGAAATCCACACTTTAATTGACGCTTTCGGCAATGCTGCAGATCTTGCCATTCAAGCAGGTTTTGACGGTGTAGAAATTCACGGCGCAAACAATTACCTAATTCAGCAATTCTACTCGGGTCATTCAAATCGCCGTACCGATGAATGGGGCGGTTCGCGTGAAAATCGTATGCGTTTCCCGTTAGCGGTAATTGATGCGGTAATTGCGGCTAAAATAAAGCATCAACGTGACGATTTTATTATCGGCTATCGTTTTTCTCCGGAAGAACCTGAAGAATTAGGTTTAACTATGGAAGATACCCTTGCATTAGTTGATGTCTTAAAAGAAAAACCGTTACAATATTTACACATATCACTTTGGGATTTCTACAAAAAAGCCCGTCGAGGTGCAGATTCCAACACGGCTCGTTTACAGTTGGTACATGAACGTATCGGCGGAAAATTGCCGCTAATTGGTGTGGGTAACTTATTTACCGCCCAGCAAATTTTAGAAGCTTATCAAACCGGTTGGGCTGAATTCATTGCCTTGGGTAAAACCGTAATGGTTAACCCGAAAATCGCTACTATGATCTTAAACGGACAGGAAAATCAATTAATTACAGAAGTGGATGAAAATCAAGTGGATCATTATGGTTTCCCGGACTTCCTATGGAATGCAACCATGAGTGCCACACAGGCATGGTTGCCACCGGTAAAAGGAAAACCTTGGAGTCCATTAGATATTTAA
- a CDS encoding sodium-dependent transporter yields the protein MTKSNSTRETFSGRRAFIFAAIGSAVGLGNIWRFPYTTYENGGGAFIIPYLIALLTAGIPLLFLDYAIGHRHRGGAPLSYRRFSKHFEAFGWWQVMVNVIIGLYYAVVLGWAATYTYFSFTMAWGDKPIDFFIGEFLKMGDITQGVSLEFVGMVVGPLIAVWLVALGVLALGVQKGIARTSSILMPVLVIMFLILVISSLFLPGAAKGLDALFTPDWSKLSNPSVWIAAYGQIFFSLSICFGIMITYASYLKKEFDLTGSGLVVGFANSSFELLAGIGVFAALGFMAAASGHEVSEVAKGGIGLAFFAFPTIINEAPFGQILGVLFFGSLTFAALTSFISVIEVIISAVQDKLRIRRAKVTFIVGVPMMIVSTLLFGTTTGLPMLDVMDKFVNYFGIVAVAFVSLIAIVANEKLGLLGDHLNETSSFKVGFIWRLCIVITTGILAFMLFSEGAKVFAEGYEGYPSWFVNSFGWGMAVMLVIVAVLLSRLKWKNEVQVSGE from the coding sequence ATGACAAAGTCAAATTCTACACGTGAAACATTTTCGGGGCGTCGCGCCTTTATTTTTGCCGCAATCGGTTCGGCTGTCGGTCTTGGAAACATTTGGCGTTTTCCATATACCACTTATGAAAACGGCGGCGGCGCCTTTATTATTCCTTACTTAATCGCCTTATTAACAGCGGGTATTCCATTATTATTCCTTGATTATGCTATTGGTCATCGCCATCGCGGCGGTGCGCCTTTATCTTACCGCCGTTTCAGTAAACATTTTGAAGCTTTCGGTTGGTGGCAGGTGATGGTGAATGTTATCATTGGCCTGTATTACGCAGTAGTTTTAGGTTGGGCGGCAACTTACACCTATTTCTCATTTACTATGGCGTGGGGTGACAAGCCTATCGATTTCTTTATCGGCGAATTTCTGAAAATGGGCGATATTACACAAGGTGTTAGTTTAGAATTCGTGGGAATGGTAGTCGGTCCGTTAATCGCCGTATGGCTGGTAGCGCTTGGCGTGCTGGCTTTAGGCGTGCAAAAAGGAATTGCCAGAACATCCTCGATTTTAATGCCTGTTTTAGTCATTATGTTCTTAATTTTAGTGATCTCATCCTTATTTTTACCGGGCGCGGCAAAAGGTTTAGATGCGCTATTTACACCGGACTGGTCAAAACTCTCCAACCCGAGCGTTTGGATTGCGGCTTACGGGCAAATCTTCTTCTCGTTATCAATCTGTTTCGGGATTATGATCACTTATGCTTCTTATTTAAAGAAAGAATTTGATTTGACCGGTTCGGGCTTAGTAGTCGGTTTTGCTAACAGTAGCTTTGAATTATTGGCTGGCATTGGCGTATTTGCGGCACTTGGTTTTATGGCTGCGGCATCCGGACACGAAGTGAGCGAAGTGGCGAAAGGCGGTATCGGTTTAGCGTTCTTTGCTTTCCCTACTATTATTAACGAAGCGCCGTTCGGTCAGATTCTTGGCGTGTTATTCTTCGGTTCTTTAACTTTTGCCGCGTTAACTTCATTTATTTCGGTAATCGAAGTTATTATTTCGGCAGTACAGGACAAACTTCGAATTCGTCGGGCTAAAGTGACATTTATTGTGGGTGTACCGATGATGATCGTTTCAACCCTATTATTCGGCACAACAACAGGTCTGCCGATGCTTGATGTGATGGATAAATTCGTCAACTATTTCGGTATTGTCGCGGTCGCCTTTGTTTCGTTAATTGCGATTGTTGCCAATGAAAAATTAGGTTTACTGGGCGATCACCTAAATGAAACCTCTTCCTTTAAAGTCGGTTTTATTTGGCGCTTATGTATCGTTATCACAACGGGTATTCTGGCATTTATGCTATTCAGCGAAGGCGCGAAAGTATTCGCCGAAGGATATGAAGGCTACCCTAGTTGGTTTGTTAACAGCTTTGGTTGGGGAATGGCTGTTATGCTGGTTATCGTCGCCGTGCTGCTTTCACGCTTAAAATGGAAAAACGAAGTTCAGGTTTCGGGGGAATAA
- a CDS encoding TetR/AcrR family transcriptional regulator, with amino-acid sequence MEQKLSPKQKGRPRTFDREKALESALFVFWNQGYTNTSIADLCNAININPPSLYAAFGNKSQFFIEILDYYRRVYWDVIYAKMDVEKDIHRAIHIFFRDSVNVVTVANTPGGCLSAVATLNLSAEETKIQQHMKQLKSDILKRFENRLKRAIVDKQLPSQTDIPALALALQTYLYGIAIQAQAGTSKDDLLKVASKAGLLLPKLI; translated from the coding sequence ATGGAACAGAAATTATCACCGAAGCAAAAAGGTAGACCTAGAACTTTTGATAGAGAAAAAGCGTTAGAATCGGCGCTTTTTGTTTTTTGGAATCAAGGTTATACAAATACCTCGATTGCGGATTTATGTAATGCAATTAACATAAATCCGCCAAGTTTATATGCTGCCTTTGGTAATAAATCACAATTTTTTATTGAAATATTAGATTACTATCGTCGGGTTTATTGGGATGTTATCTATGCCAAAATGGATGTTGAAAAAGATATTCATCGGGCGATTCATATATTCTTCCGGGACTCTGTTAACGTAGTGACAGTAGCAAATACGCCCGGCGGCTGTTTAAGTGCTGTTGCTACATTAAATTTATCGGCGGAAGAAACTAAAATTCAACAACACATGAAACAGTTAAAGTCCGATATTTTAAAACGTTTTGAGAACCGCTTGAAACGAGCGATTGTGGATAAACAATTACCGTCGCAAACCGATATTCCAGCATTAGCGCTAGCTTTACAAACTTATTTATATGGTATTGCCATACAAGCTCAAGCCGGTACAAGTAAAGATGATTTATTAAAAGTGGCATCGAAAGCCGGCTTATTACTCCCTAAATTAATTTAA